Proteins co-encoded in one Ziziphus jujuba cultivar Dongzao chromosome 9, ASM3175591v1 genomic window:
- the LOC107427544 gene encoding dirigent protein 22-like, with amino-acid sequence MAKLTFSLMLLCFVFAMAVVQSTVQGFEENNHEWFQKLQDAKENLTKLHFYFHDVQSGKNATSVKVVEVANTSKSATSFFGEVNMIDNLLTEGPKRRSKLVGRAQGLYGFASQEEMTLIMAMNFVFTSGNYNGSSLTILGHNPVLHQLREMPIVGGTGVFRLARGFAMAKTFSLNTKSGDAIVEYNVTALHY; translated from the coding sequence atggcgAAGCTTACTTTCTCTCTGATGCTTTTATGCTTTGTCTTTGCCATGGCAGTGGTGCAAAGCACCGTTCAAGGATTCGAAGAGAACAACCATGAATGGTTCCAAAAACTCCAAGATGCTAAAGAGAATCTGACCAAGCTCCATTTCTACTTCCATGACGTTCAATCCGGCAAAAACGCCACGTCGGTGAAGGTAGTTGAGGTGGCTAACACCTCTAAATCAGCCACCAGCTTCTTCGGCGAAGTAAACATGATCGACAACCTTCTAACGGAAGGTCCTAAACGAAGGTCGAAGCTGGTGGGTCGAGCTCAGGGGCTATATGGGTTCGCTTCTCAGGAGGAAATGACCTTGATTATGGCCATGAACTTTGTTTTCACTAGCGGCAACTACAATGGTAGCAGTCTTACCATTCTTGGCCACAACCCGGTTCTGCATCAGCTTCGTGAGATGCCGATCGTCGGTGGAACCGGTGTTTTCAGGTTGGCACGTGGTTTTGCGATGGCCAAGACTTTTTCTTTGAATACTAAAAGCGGTGATGCTATTGTTGAATATAATGTTACAGCACTACACTATTGA